AAATATTCCTGTTTACCACATAGCTGACAGTGTCGCCTGCAGCAATTGCCCTGAGGTCATTGGCAAGCTCAAACAGCTCAAAAGGGTTTCCTTCAAGCAGGAGAAGGGCGTCTTCTTTAGTGCATTTTCCCTTGTATGCCCTTTCAATAACATTTTCGGGAATTGTCGGTTTTTTCGTGTACATCCGATCATCCTTTTTTAAAATCATCGTTATCCTGACTGTTAGCCGGCTTTTCAGCTTATTCGAAAGCTCCGCACCCGGCAATCTTTCGAGAATTCCTGGAAGCCAGCTCATGCGCTTCCCTGTAAAGGGTCGTCCTCTCTTTCGGGATCCTGCCGGCTCCGTGGATCATCCATTCGAGCTCATCAACAGTGATCATTTCCCCGTGGCAGGCACCTGCGGATCTGGAAATGCTTTCCTCCATCAGTGTGCCTCCCAGGTCATTGACACCGCAGTGGAGAGAAAACTGGGCAAATTTCTTTCCCAGTTTAACCCAGCTTGCCTGGATATTATCAACATGCCCGTGGAAAAGTATACGGGATACCGCATAGACTTTCAGGTCTTCAAGACCCGGTGTGGCATATCTGCCTTCCTTTATCATTTTTTCCCCTACAGGATTGTTATAGGGCATAAAAGGCAGGGGCACAAATTCCGTAATTCCTCCGGTCTCCTTCTGGATTTCCCTGATAGTGAGCATATGGTTAATCCTCTCTTCAGGAGTTTCAACGTGCCCGTACATCATGGTTGCAGTCGTCGGAATCCCTGCAGCATGTGCCTGTGTAACCACTTCGATCCATTCTGCAGTATTGAGTTTTGCGGGGCAGATTATTTTTCGAACGCGGTCGGAGAGTATTTCGGCTGCTGTCCCCGGCATGGTATCAAGCCCGCTTCTTTTAAGCCTTCTCAGGGACTCTTTTACCGGGATTTCACTGATGCGCGAAGCATGATAAACTTCCATGGGCGAAAAAGAATGGACATGCATTTCCGGGAATTCGGCCTTTATGGCTTCTACGATCCCCTGGTAAAAGTCCAAACCCACATCAGGAAGCAGCCCTCCCTGGATACATACCTCGGTGGCGTTTGCCTTTTCGGCTTCCCTGACCTTTTCCATAATTTCTTCAATGCTCAGGACTTTACCATCATCTGTCCTGAATGCGCAGAACCCGCAGCTTCCTGTACAGCGGCTTGTAAAATTTATGTTCCTGTTCACAACATAGGTAACCGTGTCCCCTGCTGCCAGGTCGCGGAGTTCATCTGCAAACCTGAAAAGTTCGAAAGGGGGCACCTCCAGAAGAAGGAGCGCGTCTTCTTTTGTGGTTTTTCCCCTGTGTGCACGTTCGATGAGGTCTTCGGGAATTCTGCTGTTCATTTTTCTGAATCCTCCGCGTTCTCTGTTCCGGGCTGCTTCCTGTACCCGCTATTATCTGAGAGCCGCTTGATAAGGCTGCCAATCCTTTCCGAATACCACCCTTTTTTTACGTATG
This window of the Methanosarcina mazei S-6 genome carries:
- the cofH gene encoding 5-amino-6-(D-ribitylamino)uracil--L-tyrosine 4-hydroxyphenyl transferase CofH, yielding MNSRIPEDLIERAHRGKTTKEDALLLLEVPPFELFRFADELRDLAAGDTVTYVVNRNINFTSRCTGSCGFCAFRTDDGKVLSIEEIMEKVREAEKANATEVCIQGGLLPDVGLDFYQGIVEAIKAEFPEMHVHSFSPMEVYHASRISEIPVKESLRRLKRSGLDTMPGTAAEILSDRVRKIICPAKLNTAEWIEVVTQAHAAGIPTTATMMYGHVETPEERINHMLTIREIQKETGGITEFVPLPFMPYNNPVGEKMIKEGRYATPGLEDLKVYAVSRILFHGHVDNIQASWVKLGKKFAQFSLHCGVNDLGGTLMEESISRSAGACHGEMITVDELEWMIHGAGRIPKERTTLYREAHELASRNSRKIAGCGAFE